Proteins co-encoded in one Sulfurimonas sp. HSL1-2 genomic window:
- a CDS encoding outer membrane protein transport protein — translation MTRTIKLAMAAAMALTATSAFATNGDNLMGLGAKARGMGGVGIATAFGAESGLANPALLSAVKSNEISFGGTLFMPKVDFESNAFAEAYSAATATPVMPVESDTSKADMSMIPEVALASRINENVVVGIGMFGVAGMGTDYRDTLDPASGVSSNGSFGMRTNLQLMRFAVPVSYSNSGFSVGVAPMLQYGSLNIAYAMPLATGGIDPQGSGVSEDFGFGYEVGIAYDAGAVGITGLTLGAKYQSSIDMTYDHTLEVTSQAFGLQGIDDHLEQPAEIGFGISYDVLGSGNTIAFDYKQIRWADAKGYKEFEWDNQNVFSVGYQYERNNWAVRLGYNYAENPIQEQAGAAAGFTPAGMPVNYEGAVKNFFNLAGFPAVVESHITAGGTYSFTDMISVDAAFVYAPEVSFSYDTTAMGQGLAANMVLQNGGSPADAGAAAAATGDSSADVKHSQTGVTVQLNYAF, via the coding sequence ATGACACGTACAATCAAACTGGCAATGGCTGCTGCAATGGCTTTGACTGCAACTTCGGCGTTTGCAACAAACGGAGATAACCTCATGGGACTTGGTGCGAAAGCACGCGGTATGGGTGGCGTAGGCATCGCAACTGCATTCGGCGCTGAAAGCGGTCTGGCAAACCCGGCACTGCTTTCTGCTGTCAAGAGCAATGAGATCTCTTTCGGCGGCACGCTGTTCATGCCAAAGGTTGATTTCGAATCCAATGCATTTGCAGAAGCCTATTCTGCTGCGACAGCTACTCCTGTCATGCCGGTAGAGTCTGATACAAGCAAAGCGGATATGAGCATGATCCCTGAGGTTGCACTCGCTTCACGTATCAATGAAAATGTTGTTGTCGGTATCGGTATGTTCGGTGTAGCCGGTATGGGTACGGATTACCGTGATACGCTCGACCCTGCAAGCGGTGTCAGCAGCAACGGCTCTTTCGGTATGCGTACGAATCTGCAGCTGATGCGCTTCGCCGTACCGGTCTCTTACAGCAATTCCGGTTTCAGCGTTGGTGTCGCTCCGATGCTTCAGTACGGTTCATTGAACATCGCATACGCGATGCCGCTGGCGACAGGCGGTATTGACCCGCAGGGCTCCGGTGTCTCCGAAGATTTCGGTTTCGGCTATGAAGTCGGTATTGCATACGATGCCGGTGCAGTCGGTATCACAGGCCTGACACTGGGTGCCAAGTACCAGTCTTCTATCGACATGACCTATGATCATACGCTTGAAGTAACGTCACAGGCGTTCGGCCTTCAAGGTATCGACGATCATCTTGAGCAGCCGGCAGAGATCGGTTTCGGTATCAGTTATGACGTTCTCGGAAGCGGCAATACCATTGCATTCGATTACAAGCAGATCCGCTGGGCGGATGCGAAAGGATACAAAGAGTTTGAGTGGGACAACCAGAATGTCTTCTCCGTCGGTTACCAATATGAGAGAAACAACTGGGCAGTCCGCCTTGGTTACAACTATGCAGAGAACCCGATTCAGGAACAGGCTGGCGCTGCAGCTGGTTTCACTCCAGCTGGGATGCCTGTCAATTATGAGGGTGCAGTCAAAAACTTCTTCAACCTCGCTGGATTCCCGGCAGTTGTCGAATCGCATATCACAGCCGGTGGTACATACAGCTTCACGGACATGATTTCTGTCGATGCAGCCTTTGTCTACGCACCGGAAGTCAGTTTCTCCTATGACACGACTGCAATGGGCCAGGGGCTTGCTGCAAATATGGTCCTTCAAAACGGCGGTTCACCCGCAGATGCCGGTGCAGCGGCAGCAGCCACAGGTGACTCTTCTGCTGACGTAAAACACTCCCAGACAGGTGTGACAGTACAGCTGAACTATGCGTTCTAA